In Crassostrea angulata isolate pt1a10 chromosome 6, ASM2561291v2, whole genome shotgun sequence, a genomic segment contains:
- the LOC128190811 gene encoding uncharacterized transporter slc-17.2-like isoform X2, whose product MEANEQVPYDMRRTSSRVSFSSDMTEQQSQRNNSVISARNSSTFSLYSSKQLLKQSVFEKYTSCRWLVAFSCFITVTCSIMLRQCISMVIVCMESNYKAGQDAMINKSNTTTNGTFSQTQRGLWDILWKSEEKGLILQSYFYTFPITPLIGGYLSGRFSGKMVVTVMTSCLIFLSAVSPIAATVSPYFVVVLRCCIGLSSGGLQSSVTAIVSKWAPVSERAQIVAMANAGMMVGNIFTFAFPGFICSIPIHNGWPFIFYIFCICNVLSLVMWMWLVYDRPDEHPRITWKERALINYKRRDSTLEKMPSPPWMKILSSGPFWGLLFAQMSHRFLFTTIGTFLPLYMADVLKFDIATNGLFSSLPFIGRFIASVGSGMLADNLMTREILSVTATRKIFHVSGLVLSTPFLIWMSYMGPDERTSAVVLLVTYWTVQALNNAGFRVNHIDIAPRFASVLNGMTTTVSSVAALLSPIVTSELTKNGTQEEWQTVFFICTGVGLAGALAFLVLGSGVEQEWARDQNMNVEFDVYTIDERKQSIDQLHASVEEGDCTAENNKKVGMNSVSENQNVKVECGHVNDSFVEQVNKEKNDPVAIQEIITYHF is encoded by the exons ATGGAGGCAAACGAACAAG TTCCATATGACATGAGAAGGACATCTTCAAGAGTCTCTTTCTCAAGTGACATGACAGAACAACAAAGCCAACGAAACAATTCTGTGATCTCTGCTCGAAATTCCTCGACATTTTCACTGTACAGTTCCAAACAACTTCTTAAACAAAGTGTGTTTGAGAAATACACATCTTGTCGCTGGTTGGTGGCCTTTTCTTGTTTCATTACGGTTACGTGTTCGATAATGCTCCGTCAGTGTATCAGTATGGTGATTGTTTGTATGGAGTCCAATTATAAAGCTGGACAAGACGCCATGATAAACAAATCGAACACGACTACAAATGGAACTTTCTCACAGACACAAAGAGGG CTTTGGGACATACTATGGAAGAGCGAAGAGAAGGGTCTGATTCTACAGTCCTATTTCTACACGTTCCCGATCACCCCCCTGATTGGAGGTTACCTGTCAGGGAGGTTTAGCGGGAAAATGGTGGTGACCGTGATGACGTCATGCCTCATCTTCCTGTCTGCCGTGTCCCCCATTGCTGCCACAGTCAGTCCCTACTTTGTCGTCGTTCTGAGGTGCTGCATCGGACTCTCCTCA GGAGGCCTTCAATCTAGTGTAACAGCCATTGTTTCCAAGTGGGCACCGGTGTCTGAGCGTGCGCAGATAGTAGCTATGGCCAACGCAG GTATGATGGTTGGTAACATCTTTACCTTTGCTTTCCCTGGCTTTATCTGTTCCATTCCAATCCACAATGGCTGGCCTTTTATATTCTACATCTTTT GTATATGTAACGTCCTTTCCCTGGTCATGTGGATGTGGTTGGTGTACGACAGACCAGACGAACACCCCCGGATCACGTGGAAAGAGCGTGCTCTCATCAACTATAAACGAAGGGACAGCACTCTCGAAAAG atgCCTTCACCTCCTTGGATGAAGATTTTAAGTTCTGGGCCGTTTTGGGGACTCTTGTTTGCCCAAATGTCCCACAGGTTTTTATTCACTACCATTGGGACTTTCCTTCCTCTTTATATGGCTGACGTGTTGAAGTTTGACATTGCGACT AATGGACTTTTCTCCTCTCTGCCATTTATAGGTCGGTTCATTGCTTCTGTTGGAAGCGGGATGCTGGCAGATAACCTTATGACAAGGGAAATTCTCTCAGTGACCGCCACCAGAAAAATATTCCACGTCTCGG GTTTAGTACTATCAACTCCTTTCTTGATTTGGATGAGTTACATGGGACCTGACGAGAGGACAAGCGCAGTGGTACTACTGGTGACGTATTGGACAGTTCAGGCTCTCAATAACGCGGGATTTCGAGTCAACCATATTGACATCGCACCGAG atttgcaAGTGTTCTGAATGGTATGACAACAACGGTATCGTCAGTTGCCGCATTGCTTTCTCCAATCGTAACTTCAGAGCTGACAAAAAAT GGTACACAGGAGGAGTGGCAGACCGTGTTCTTCATCTGTACGGGGGTGGGACTGGCAGGTGCCCTAGCCTTCCTGGTTCTGGGCAGCGGAGTGGAGCAGGAATGGGCAAGGGACCAAAATATGAATGTTGAGTTTGACGTTTACACAATTGACGAGAGAAAACAAAGTATTGACCAGCTACACGCTTCCGTGGAGGAGGGGGATTGTACGgctgaaaataacaaaaaagttgGGATGAACTCTGtctctgaaaatcaaaatgtgaaAGTGGAATGTGGACATGTTAATGACAGTTTTGTTGAACaagttaataaagaaaaaaatgatccGGTAGCCATTCAAGAGATCATAACATACCATTTCTGA
- the LOC128190811 gene encoding uncharacterized transporter slc-17.2-like isoform X1 → MLSTVNCSLLHPWLVIFILNHCTSTFFILYDKVPYDMRRTSSRVSFSSDMTEQQSQRNNSVISARNSSTFSLYSSKQLLKQSVFEKYTSCRWLVAFSCFITVTCSIMLRQCISMVIVCMESNYKAGQDAMINKSNTTTNGTFSQTQRGLWDILWKSEEKGLILQSYFYTFPITPLIGGYLSGRFSGKMVVTVMTSCLIFLSAVSPIAATVSPYFVVVLRCCIGLSSGGLQSSVTAIVSKWAPVSERAQIVAMANAGMMVGNIFTFAFPGFICSIPIHNGWPFIFYIFCICNVLSLVMWMWLVYDRPDEHPRITWKERALINYKRRDSTLEKMPSPPWMKILSSGPFWGLLFAQMSHRFLFTTIGTFLPLYMADVLKFDIATNGLFSSLPFIGRFIASVGSGMLADNLMTREILSVTATRKIFHVSGLVLSTPFLIWMSYMGPDERTSAVVLLVTYWTVQALNNAGFRVNHIDIAPRFASVLNGMTTTVSSVAALLSPIVTSELTKNGTQEEWQTVFFICTGVGLAGALAFLVLGSGVEQEWARDQNMNVEFDVYTIDERKQSIDQLHASVEEGDCTAENNKKVGMNSVSENQNVKVECGHVNDSFVEQVNKEKNDPVAIQEIITYHF, encoded by the exons ATGCTATCTACTGTGAATTGTTCATTATTGCATCCATGGTTAGTCATATTCATTCTGAATCATTGTACCAGtacattttttattctatatgATAAAGTTCCATATGACATGAGAAGGACATCTTCAAGAGTCTCTTTCTCAAGTGACATGACAGAACAACAAAGCCAACGAAACAATTCTGTGATCTCTGCTCGAAATTCCTCGACATTTTCACTGTACAGTTCCAAACAACTTCTTAAACAAAGTGTGTTTGAGAAATACACATCTTGTCGCTGGTTGGTGGCCTTTTCTTGTTTCATTACGGTTACGTGTTCGATAATGCTCCGTCAGTGTATCAGTATGGTGATTGTTTGTATGGAGTCCAATTATAAAGCTGGACAAGACGCCATGATAAACAAATCGAACACGACTACAAATGGAACTTTCTCACAGACACAAAGAGGG CTTTGGGACATACTATGGAAGAGCGAAGAGAAGGGTCTGATTCTACAGTCCTATTTCTACACGTTCCCGATCACCCCCCTGATTGGAGGTTACCTGTCAGGGAGGTTTAGCGGGAAAATGGTGGTGACCGTGATGACGTCATGCCTCATCTTCCTGTCTGCCGTGTCCCCCATTGCTGCCACAGTCAGTCCCTACTTTGTCGTCGTTCTGAGGTGCTGCATCGGACTCTCCTCA GGAGGCCTTCAATCTAGTGTAACAGCCATTGTTTCCAAGTGGGCACCGGTGTCTGAGCGTGCGCAGATAGTAGCTATGGCCAACGCAG GTATGATGGTTGGTAACATCTTTACCTTTGCTTTCCCTGGCTTTATCTGTTCCATTCCAATCCACAATGGCTGGCCTTTTATATTCTACATCTTTT GTATATGTAACGTCCTTTCCCTGGTCATGTGGATGTGGTTGGTGTACGACAGACCAGACGAACACCCCCGGATCACGTGGAAAGAGCGTGCTCTCATCAACTATAAACGAAGGGACAGCACTCTCGAAAAG atgCCTTCACCTCCTTGGATGAAGATTTTAAGTTCTGGGCCGTTTTGGGGACTCTTGTTTGCCCAAATGTCCCACAGGTTTTTATTCACTACCATTGGGACTTTCCTTCCTCTTTATATGGCTGACGTGTTGAAGTTTGACATTGCGACT AATGGACTTTTCTCCTCTCTGCCATTTATAGGTCGGTTCATTGCTTCTGTTGGAAGCGGGATGCTGGCAGATAACCTTATGACAAGGGAAATTCTCTCAGTGACCGCCACCAGAAAAATATTCCACGTCTCGG GTTTAGTACTATCAACTCCTTTCTTGATTTGGATGAGTTACATGGGACCTGACGAGAGGACAAGCGCAGTGGTACTACTGGTGACGTATTGGACAGTTCAGGCTCTCAATAACGCGGGATTTCGAGTCAACCATATTGACATCGCACCGAG atttgcaAGTGTTCTGAATGGTATGACAACAACGGTATCGTCAGTTGCCGCATTGCTTTCTCCAATCGTAACTTCAGAGCTGACAAAAAAT GGTACACAGGAGGAGTGGCAGACCGTGTTCTTCATCTGTACGGGGGTGGGACTGGCAGGTGCCCTAGCCTTCCTGGTTCTGGGCAGCGGAGTGGAGCAGGAATGGGCAAGGGACCAAAATATGAATGTTGAGTTTGACGTTTACACAATTGACGAGAGAAAACAAAGTATTGACCAGCTACACGCTTCCGTGGAGGAGGGGGATTGTACGgctgaaaataacaaaaaagttgGGATGAACTCTGtctctgaaaatcaaaatgtgaaAGTGGAATGTGGACATGTTAATGACAGTTTTGTTGAACaagttaataaagaaaaaaatgatccGGTAGCCATTCAAGAGATCATAACATACCATTTCTGA
- the LOC128189204 gene encoding sialin-like, whose amino-acid sequence MGSSDNTKIVNGNRRGSVTFPTDHDTKPEACADPSAPEGFLDKYLSHRWVVTYMCSLMFVALPMLQNCITMVLVCMESNYIEPTSNKNLSKATNNISGRAETNIWNIRLEGDVRSQVLTAEFYAFPFTPLIGGYLSGKFSAKRVMILIILLLAGSSALTPLVLTFNPYIAIGLRCVAGLSSGGLQSSLTELLSKWAPLNERAQIVSTAMAGIFIGFILNFSTSGFICTIPVHNGWPFIMYLFSGCNFLVLIPWILFVYDTPFEHPRIKPDEIKRIRHRRRDSTVAKMPRPPWLQILRSGPFWGLLTVHMGYNFIATTMGTFLPIYLNDILKFDVTVNGLASSMPPLARFLASLGGGHISDLLISRGTFSTTVVRKIFMATGNILSVPFLIGLSFMDRSQASYAVILVVLFWFIQALNTCSLRVNQIDIAPRYAGVLTGMTGTMANIAAMLAPIITFQLTKNRTKEEWQVVFFICAGISVFGAIVFLVLGSGIEQSWAKDSNFNMEMGIAADKRTENTSSSSEKISDKAAINDSTPNGQPQNHTVDNSSATTYDEQAKDQTKWGSEKQSDQASELSSPEEVVADIKRYLVTRDVDSLCDDETDIQASYSAGVLNEGFVCDKDIKSTDPENAFHSFIVQTETNGVCGSTDDFIKFNVRL is encoded by the exons ATGG GATCCAGTGATAATACAAAGATTGTGAATGGTAACAGAAGAGGATCTGTAACCTTTCCAACAGACCATGACACAAAACCGGAAGCGTGTGCTGATCCTTCTGCCCCGGAAGGTTTCCTGGACAAGTACCTTTCTCACCGCTGGGTGGTCACCTATATGTGTTCCCTTATGTTTGTTGCTCTGCCGATGCTTCAGAACTGCATAACGATGGTCTTAGTGTGCATGGAGTCCAACTACATTGAGCCGACATCCAACAAAAACCTATCAAAAGCTACGAACAATATCAGCGGAAGGGCGGAAACAAAC atctGGAACATACGTTTGGAGGGTGACGTCAGAAGCCAGGTTTTGACGGCGGAGTTTTACGCGTTTCCTTTCACTCCTCTGATTGGAGGATACCTGTCCGGAAAATTCAGCGCCAAGAGAGTGATGATCCTCATCATTCTCCTCCTGGCCGGCTCCTCTGCTCTCACACCTCTCGTGCTGACCTTTAACCCTTATATTGCCATTGGTCTCCGCTGTGTGGCCGGGCTATCGTCT GGCGGCTTACAATCCAGCTTAACGGAGTTGTTGTCAAAATGGGCTCCATTGAATGAGAGGGCTCAGATCGTTTCCACAGCTATGGCgg GAATTTTCATCGGTTTTATTCTGAATTTTTCGACGTCCGGGTTTATATGTACAATTCCAGTCCACAACGGATGGCCCTTCATCATGTATCTATTCA GTGGCTGCAACTTTCTTGTGCTGATACCATGGATTCTGTTTGTTTACGATACCCCATTCGAACACCCTCGCATCAAGCCGGATGAAATTAAACGTATTCGACATAGGCGCCGCGATAGCACTGTGGCAAAG ATGCCACGCCCACCCTGGCTCCAGATTTTACGGTCCGGTCCTTTCTGGGGTTTACTCACCGTCCACATGGGATACAATTTCATCGCCACAACCATGGGGACGTTTCTACCCATTTATCTGAATGACATTCTCAAGTTCGACGTCACTGTG AATGGTCTTGCTTCCTCAATGCCACCCTTGGCCCGCTTCTTGGCATCCCTTGGTGGCGGACACATCTCTGATCTTCTTATTTCCCGTGGAACTTTCTCCACCACCGTCGTCAGGAAAATCTTCATGGCTACCG GGAACATTCTGTCCGTGCCTTTCCTGATTGGGCTGAGTTTCATGGACAGGTCCCAGGCGAGCTACGCAGTCATTCTGGTTGTCTTGTTCTGGTTTATACAGGCTCTGAACACTTGCTCACTCCGTGTCAATCAAATAGACATAGCGCCAAG GTATGCCGGTGTGCTAACTGGTATGACGGGAACGATGGCGAATATTGCTGCTATGCTTGCCCCGATAATTACATTTCAACTCACCAAAAAC AGAACCAAAGAGGAGTGGCAAGTGGTATTTTTTATCTGTGCCGGTATCTCGGTGTTTGGTGCCATAGTGTTTCTGGTCCTGGGAAGTGGGATCGAACAGTCCTGGGCAAAAGACTCCAACTTCAACATGGAGATGGGTATTGCAGCTGACAAAAGAACTGAAAACACGTCATCTTCTTCGGAAAAGATAAGTGACAAAGCTGCCATAAATGATTCTACACCTAATGGACAACCTCAAAATCATACGGTTGATAACTCGTCTGCTACTACATATGATGAACAAGCTAAAGACCAGACAAAGTGGGGTTCTGAAAAACAGTCTGATCAAGCATCGGAACTCTCATCACCAGAAGAGGTTGTTGCTGATATTAAACGATATTTGGTGACGCGAGACGTAGACTCACTTTGCGATGACGAAACAGACATCCAGGCGAGCTACTCTGCTGGCGTCCTCAATGAGGGTTTTGTTTGTGATAAAGACATCAAATCTACTGATCCTGAAAATGCATTCCATTCATTTATAGTCCAAACGGAAACAAACGGAGTGTGTGGATCTACAgatgattttatcaaatttaatgtTCGCTTGTAA